A window of Kyrpidia spormannii genomic DNA:
CCGTCACCGCGCACACACCCTTGGAGTCGCGTTCCACGGACACCGGAAGGTATCCAAAAGAATCAACCCTCACCCGCCGCTGGTTGCCTGTTTGGGGCGAAATCTACACTGAAATTCCCTGCGATCGACTGCCAATTGTATGCTATATTATACATGGATCGACAAAAGGTGTCAATTTGTTGTCGGGAGATGTCACGAGGACTGGGACAACATTGGGGCATCGCCCCAGAGGCGTTCCAGCTGATAAAACTCCCGTTCCTCCTCTCGGAACACATGCACCACCACATCCCCAAAGTCGAGCAGAACCCACCTGGCTTCATCACGTCCTTCGAGACCTTGGAGCACCGCCCCGTGTTCCTCCATTTTTTCGCGCACATGATCTGCGATGGCCTGCACCTGGGTTCTGGACTGACCGCTGCAAATCACGAAGTAATCAGCGATGATGGAGAGTTCTCCAATATCGAGGATCACCACATTCCCGGCTTTTTTGTCCGCTGCGGCATCCGCCGCCAGGCGCGCTAAACTGGCCATCTGTGCACTCATTCCCACGCCTCCCCTGTTGGATTGCTGGTATTGCCCCACTAGCGGCTCCGCCCACCGCGGACCCGGGACCAGCATTCGTTTCTCGCCAACACCGTCAGTACAGCCACCGGTCTCCCGCGATCAAGAAGATCCCGCAGGCTGGCGTCGAACATCTCCGCCAGAGCCCTGTCCAAATCCTGACTGGCCAATTGGCGAAGCCGATCCACTCCGGGATAGGCCCGCCCGGGCTCCACAGCGTCAGCCAAACACACCACCCTTTCCAAAAGCCCCATCCCCGGGCGCCCGGTGGTGTGATAACGGACGGCATCTGCAACTTCGTCATCTTCCACCCCGAATTCCTGCCCGAGCTTTGCGGCGGCGATGGGTCCGTGCAATACGGCCACGGGTCCAAAGAGCTCCCGATCGACACCCAGTCGCCGGGCTTCCTCTTCCAGACGATCGGCGGGCCATTCCCGGGCCCAATCGTGGATCCAAGCCGCCAGGCGCGCTTTATCCTCGTCTGCCCCGTAGCGCTTGGCCAGTCGTTCGGCTTCCGCCACCACGCCCTCCACGTGAGCGAATCGCGCCGGGCTCAGGGCCCCTTTGACCTTCTCTTTGATCTGCTCTTCCGTCATCGCACCCGCCCCGCCCTTTTATACAACCCTTTTGCCCGGATCAATTCCTGAACAGCTTGGGGCACCAATACACTGACCGTTCTCCCTGCCTCCAGACGAGCCCGCAGTTCTGAAGATGAAACCTCCAGCCGGGGCATCTCCACCACCTCGAGAGCAGCTCTGGGAAATTGCTTGCGAACAACGTCCATCCCCTTATGCTCGTTATACCCCGGCCGGACCACCGCAATCAAGTCGGCTAAAGAAACAATCTCTTCGGGGGATTTCCACATCGGGAATCCCAGGAGTTGATCCGCGCCGATAATCCATGCGAATCGCACATCCGGGTGCCGAGTCCTCAGATAACGAAGGGTATCCACGGTATACGATGGGCCTTCCCGGTCGAGTTCCACCCGGCTCACCCCGAGGCCCGGACGGTCAGCCACGGCAACTTCAACCATGTGAAACCGATCTTCGGCCGGAGTATCCGGCGCCTCTTTGTGTGGCGGAATTCGGGTTGGAACAAAGAGTACGCGTTCTAAACCACAGGCATCCAACACGTATTCCGCCGCGACGATATGTCCAATATGAACGGGATCAAAGGTGCCTCCGAAGAGCCCGATCCGTTTCATATATCGGAGCCCCCTTTGACCGCCCCATCGTCCAAACCTTCTTCCACCACCGCCCGCATGTCCGCCACTGGCGCCGCCAGTCCCGTCCAAATCCGGAAGGCCGCGGCACCCTGAAAGACAAACATGCCCACCCCGTCACAGGTGGACCGTCCCAACTCTCGGGCGCGCTTCAGCAACAGGGTCTCCCTTGGGTTGTAGACGATATCGCTGACCACACAGTCCTCCCGGGTCCACCCCGGATCGAAGGGCATTGCGCCCGTGCCCGGGCTCATCCCGACGGGTGTCGTGTTGACACAGAGGTCCGCTTCCCGAAGCCACACCTGCAGTTTGTCCCAGCCCCCGGCCTGCATTCGGCCGGGCCCCAGGCGGCTGAACTCGTCGGCGAGCCTCTCGGCTTGCGCCGGGCGCCGGGCCACCACTCGTACCAGGGCCCCCTCCCGCACCAAAGCGTGGGCAATGCCTCGGGCAGCGCCCCCGGCGCCAACCACGACACAGACCTTCCCTTCCACCGTCAAACCGGTCTCCGCATGCAGGGCTTCCACATAACCCCAACCATCCGTATTATAACCGGTCAACCGCCCCTCCTGAACAAGCACGGTGTTCACGGCTCCAATCTCCGCAGCCTCATCGGACAGCTCGTCCACTAGGCGGCATGCCGCCTCTTTATGGGGGACTGTGATGTTCCATCCCCGGAACCCCAGCGCTCGAAGACCTCGCATCGCGTCAGGGAGATCTTTGGGTTGAACGTCGAAGGCATTATACCGCCACGCCAACCCGAGCCGCTCGAAGGCCCGGTTGTGCATCACGGGCGATAAAGAATGCCCCACCGGATGACCGATCAAGGCCACGCGGCCTTCCACCTGTACCATTCCCCGCCCCCACTTTCCCGTACGGCCGCTCTCTTTCTCCCATCATACCATGAGCATCGGGACAACGGCTATTTTCGAAAATCCATTCTCAGTTTGACATTCGTGCCCTCAAAGGCGATGTGGAGATCGTGGAGATGATAATCCTGCAACTCCGGCTCACTCTCCCGGGCCCGCTGGACCTCCCGGCGCAACCAATCGAGCCAACCGTCAACATCGAAGATGATCGGCTGGGAAGAAACCGAGGGCAACGACAGGACCCGAACCACCCTGCGTCTCCGTAACGTCTCCAAAGGGGCAACCTCCTCACCGGCGATCTTACTCAAGCCATATGCGGAAGTTTTCACCCCTAGACTCAAACCAAGGCCGGGCGCAACTCCGTTTCAACCCCCTCGGGCACAAAGAGGGCCACCCGGGCGCCCCGCCCCCGGGCCGAGACCCATCCCAGGCCGGCCACCGCCAGGTCGACTTTCTCTCCGGGTTCGAGTTTCCACTCGGTGCGCGCCACGGGTGTAACTTCCGCAAGACAGCGCTCACAGGGAGGGACCAGGTCCTTGCCGGCGTGCTTTTCAAAGAAAGGCTGGGCCCGGAGTACATTCGTCCGATGGATGGGAACCCGATTGGAAAGAAAGCAAACAAAAGGTTGTCGATCCCCCTCCAATACGTCCAACCGGGCCAATCCCCCCAGCCAAATACTTTGCCCGGTCTCCAACGAATAGACCCGGGGCCGAATCGGCTGAACAGGCACCACCGCCCGCAGGCACGTCGGACACAACCGATCCACCACTCGGTAGCCCGCCGTAATGCCGGGGGTGTCCACCCATTTTCGCCCTTCCCCGCGGTCGATGGTCACCGCATTCAAAGTCGTGCCCGGCACCCGGGACGTGGTGAGGGGGCGATCCGACGAGATTTCGGCGGCTCCCATCAACGCGTTGAGCAAGCTCGATTTTCCCGTGTTGGCGGCGCCCATAAAATACACCGCTCCGTCGACCCGGTTCAGATCGGCGAGCAACCCGGGAATCCCGATTCCCTTGTGAGCACTGGCCAAATACACGCGCTCCACCCGGAAGCCCTCACGCCCGAGCTGCCGTTCAAACCACCGCCGAACCCGATCGTAATTCGTTTCCCGGGGCAAAAGGTCGATTTTGTGGACCACCAGCCATTGTCGATCCCCGGCCACGTCGTTCAGGTCCGGGATTCGCGTGCCCGTCCAATCAAGAATATCCACCACCTGAACCACCAGGGCCCGCTCCTGTTTTGCCCGGGCCAAGACTCCCCGCAGGCGCTCGGGAGGCACCGCAGCAGGGGCGATTTCCTGATAATGGATGATGCGATAGCAGCGGCGGCACAACACCCCGGGTTCATCCATGCGATGCGCCGGGACGTAGCCGGCTTTTCCCGGGTCTTCGCTTTGAAGTTCCTCCCCGCAACCACTGCAGACCTTCATCCTTGATGCTCCCCCTCAGAGATCCGATGCAGGGACGGGGCAATAAAGCGCAACACCCGGCGTTCGACGAGCCGCATCACCCGGGTCCCCACCCATTCCTTATCGGAAATCGGCACCACGAGAATCGTGTACATCCCCATCCGGTTTCCTCCTGCAATGTCCGTAAATAACTGGTCCCCGATCATCGCCGTTTGCCGGGGGTGGGTGCCCGTGATCTCCAAAGCCTTCATAAACGCCCGCATGCGCGGTTTCCCGGCTTCGTAAAGGGCCGGGATATTCAACTGTTCCGCAAAAGGCCGCACCCGGACCTCCTTGTTGTTGGATACGATACAGACCTTCAACCCCCGATCCCGCAAATCGTCCAGCCAATGGACCAACTTGTCCGGTGCTTGGGGCTCGTTCCAGGCCACCAGGGTATTGTCTAAATCCGTGACCACTCCGAGCAAGCCTTTGCGGACCAGGGCCTCGGCATTCACGGCGTAAATCGACGGCACGTACACATCTGGTACAAAAAGGCGCAGCACAGCTTCCACTCCCCGCCGCGAATCGCAGTCGTTCCATCGCATCCTGTCAACCTGGAATGGTACCACATTCCAACCCGCGATCCAAGCGGAAAAACGCCGTCCTTCTGCTGCGCCGTTAACTCTTCAATTTTGACGGATTTTTCGAAAGTGAGTTTCCGTGCCGTATCCTCGTTCATCCGGGTTACCGGCTGGCCAGTCTGCCGATTCCAACTCCCGTCCCACGTCCGCCCGGTACGGAGGACGCATGCGATTGGCCGGGCCAAGATGTTTGTTCCCGCAAAAGTGTCCGCAGGCGTGCCACGGGGTTGGCTCCAGGTTCCCGCCACCTTTGAAGTAGGGTGCCAAAAAGTTGCAGACTCACAGGCGGTCGCTAAGGTTTCCCAGTGAAAAACCGGGCGATACTGGAAAGGTCGAAGGATACACAGGTGGTGAAGGAGCGGGGAGGGATGGCCGTGAAACGCTGGGGGCACAGCCGTCGCTTGTTCATTTGGACCGGAGCCTGGACGAGCTTGGTGGCACTGCTCGCCGGGCGACTGTTTTTTATTCAGGTGGCCGATGCCCGCAACTACGAAGGCCACGACCTCCTGGCCCTGTCGGTGGGACAGCGCCAGGAGCAGTTTGTGGTGGACTCCGGCCGGGGCAACATCTTAGATCGAAACGGCCAATCCCTCACCGGCCACACCTTCCTCGGTCTGGTGGTCTTGCCTCCTTGGCACCCAGACCTTCAGGATCCGAACCTGGCGCGGCTGGCCGCCATCTTGGGGCGCCCGGTCAACCAGATCCAATCCGCCCTGGCCTCGATGAAACAACCGGGTCTGCTCAGCCTGCCCGGCCCAGGGGGAACTTCCACGTCCATCGAATTGACCGACGCCCAGGCGGCCGCCGTTCAATCTCTGGGAATAGACGGGATCCTGCCCCGCCAGGTCACGGTGAGATACAACAATCAATCTCTGGCCCGCCACGTCGTGGGGTTTATCGGGGAAGACCCGAATCTGGTCACCCAGGTTTACGACGGGCGCTACCCCCTGAACGAACCAGTGGGCAAAATGGGTCTGGAGAGCGTGTTCCAGGAGGATCTTCGCGGGAACGGCCCCGCTCGAACCCTTCATTTTTATGTGGATGGGGAAGGCCGGCCCTTGCCGGGGCTGGGGATCCGAGAAGCGACCCGGCCGGATACCGGGCTGAACGTCCAGACGACCCTGGACATGGGGTTGCAAAAGATCGTGGAGTCGGCCATGGACAAAGTGGCGCTGCCCCGAGGCGCCGCGGTGGTGATGGACGTGCATACCGGCGACATCCTGGCCATGGCCTCCCGGCCGAATTTTGACCAGAATCACATTCCGTCCGGGGCCGCCAACTACCCGAAAAACCTTGCGGTGGAGGCCGATTTTCCCGGATCCGTATTTAAAATCGTCGATGCCACCGCCGCCTTGGACAAAGGGCAGCTCACCGCCAACACTCCTTTCGACTGCACGGGCTCGATCCAAATCGGGGACGGGATACTCAAGTGTTGGAAGGTGCACGGGCATGAGACCGCGGAGCAAGCTTTCGCCCAGTCCTGCAACGTGGCCTTTGCGCAGATTTCTATGAAGCTGGGGCGTCAGAACATTGAGGATTACGCCAAGGCCTTCGGTTTGGGCCAGAGGCAGGGACAAGTGGTGGATGGCCGGGATGTGTTCGATGAGGAAGACCCGGGCTCAATCTTTGTCGGGCCGGGCAATGCGCTGCGCTTGTTGGCAAACACCGGGATCGGGCAGGAAAATGTTCGCATCAGTCCCCTCCAGGCGGCGGTGATGGCCGCCACCATCGCCGGGGATGGCAAGCGGCCGGTCCCACGGCTGGTAATGGGACTCACCACCGCCCAGGGAGATCCGTATCGGACATTTCCCACCCAGTCTCCGGTTCAGGCCATCAACCCGGCGGTGGCCAAAGAAGTTGGTCAGTGGATGCGGGAGGTCATCGCCTCCCCCCAGGGCACCGGGGACCTTCTCGCCCAGGCGGCCTGGCCGGTGGCGGGGAAGACCGGCACGGCCCAGACCGGCCAAACCCGCCGGGTCAATCAGTGGTTTGTGGGGTATTTTCCCTACGATCACCCCCGTTACGCCATCGCCGTGGACGCCCTTGACATCTCCGACAGCTCGGGACTGCGCTACCCCGAGCCCATCGTTCTCGACATCGTCAACGCCCTGGCTCACCTAGGCACAACCCCGCAGACGAGCGGCGCCCCCCAATCCGGCGTGGGGAGGTGAGAAACGTTCAGTTCACCGACCGCACCGCAGCCGCGACCGAATCGCGAAACACTTGAACCGCTTGATCAATGTCCTTCTTGTCCACAATGAGAGGCGGCATGAAGCGAACCACCGTTTTACCCGGTCCGCAAGATAAGAGGATCAGACCCCCCTGTTCGCACCGTGCCAGAATTTCTTTCACCATGTCCGAAAGCTCAGCCCCGGACCCGGGATCCCGGAATTCCACAGCTACCATCAGCCCGACACCCCGGACGTCGTAAACCTCTTGAAATTCCGCCAAGGATTCCCTCAGTTGTGCAACCAGATAATTCCCCATCGCCCGGGCATTGTCGATTAATCCGCCCTCCAGCAGGTCCAAGGTCGCCAACCCCGCCGCACAGCTCACGGGATTTCCCCCAAAGGTCCCGCCGTGCGCCCCGGCCGGCCAACGGTCCATCAAATCTTGCCGAGCGATTACGGCACTGAGGGGAAAGCCCGAGGCGATTGCTTTTCCAAGAGTGAGAATGTCGGGCTTCACCCCAAAGGTTTGATAAGCAAACAGATGTCCCGTACGCCCGAATCCGGTCTGAACTTCGTCAAAAATTAACAGAATGCCGTGTTCATCACAGATGCCTCTCAGTTTCTCCAGAAAGCTTCGGGGAGGGATGACATATCCGCCCTCCCCCTGAACCGGCTCGACAATGATTGCCGCCACCCGGTCCGGGCTGACCTGCAATTCAAAGAGATCGTTGATACTCTCAAGACTTGCGCGCACGGCTTCCTCCGGATCTTCTCCCGGCGCGGGTTTTGGATACCGGGCAAAATACACGCGCCGAAGAGCCGTTTCATACATGCGGCGGTAGGCGGCGTTCGAACCGGTCAAGGCGAGGCTGCCAAGGGTTCGCCCGTGAAAGGAATGAGCAAAGGCGATCACTTCCGGGCGCCCCGTGACGTACTGGACCAGTTTGACAGCCCCTTCATTCGCCTCGGCCCCACTGTTGCTGAAATAAACCTTGGTGTCCCCGCCCGTAACCTCGACCAGTCTCTCCGCCAGCTGGACATACGGTTCGTAGTAAAACACATTGTGGCCCACGTGAATCATCTGGCGCATCTGTTCCGCAGCCCGCTGAACCACCGCTGGATGGTTGTGACCCGTATTGGTCACCGCCACCCCGCTGGCAAAATCCAAGTAAGCCTTCCCGTTCTCGTCATAAACCCAGCATCCTTCAGCCCTCACGATACCCAGTTTCGTCGCCCGGGAAGCCACCGGCGGAAACACTCTGAGGGCCCGTTCGTACAGGGTCGTCAATTTTCTTCCTCCCATTGTCGATTCTCCCACAGCATCTCTACCACTCGCTGGATCAACTTCGGCAAAACACCAAAACTGTACGGAATGTACAATCGCTCAGTCCATTTGTGGGCATCAAAACCATAAACACCGAGGTTTATAGCCGGAATCGATAACTTTCTGATTTCATCAAGGGGCACAGAATACGTGGTTCCCCAGCCGGGAAAATTCGCTGTAAACATGTGAACGGCCCGGGGCTCATCGACCATATTTAAATAACTGCTATCGGACAGGTAAGGAAAGAAAGGGCGGATCTTTAAGACCTCGCCGTATCTCGCCGCCACGGCCCCAGCCGCCGCCTCCACAGCTTTCAGCACCCTTCGGTGATCCGGTCGTTCTTCCTGAAGGCGATTCCGCGGACAAAAGGGAGAACTATAGTAAAGCAGGATGAGTGGGGAGGTTTGCCCCGCAGCCGCCAAGCACCGCTCCACCAGATCCCGGGTAGCTTCCCTCTGGTCTACTTCAACGGAGTACCGGGTGTTTCGGAGAACATCATCAACCCGAGCCCGAACCCCATCTTCGAGGCCCTCCAGCCACTCCGAAAAGGTCAGAACAGGCATATCCTCCCTTTCATAACGCGGCATCTGCCCCTTGACTTCGGCGAATTCCGTATACTGGTCCATATAGCCATTTCTCAGGGCCAATGCCCGGTCTCGAGCCGCCTCGACTTTCCGCTTCACTTGTGCCAGCACTGCCTCAGGAGTCGAATTCAATACAAACCAGTTAAAATACAGCCAGGCTCCCCCGGCCGTCTGCACATTGTAAGCCGGTTTTAGATCCCGCGCATAAAGAGCGACGGGTGGCTGACCGGTCTCAAGTCCCACCCGGTCGCAAAGCTCCGGGTTGTAGTTCAACTCCCGCAGACACTCCGCCATCACGAAAACGGGATCGAGGCCACCAAAGGCCTCTCCAACATGGGTTTCTCGCCCACGTATCAAAACGTTGAGCAGCAGCTTGCCCGTTGCTCCGGTGTACAGGTAACGCGCCGAATCGCCTTCGTAGCCCGCCGTGACATAATCCGCGTTGACCGCACACATGAGTTGAAGATTCTCTTGTTCCCTAAGCCGCAACAGTTCCGAGAGAGCCGCCATGATCCCACTATGTTGATTCTCTTCCACAGGGTTAGCCATGAACAGAATACTTCCCGGGGGCTCTTCCGGACGGTTAGACCAAAACTCAACTAATTTCATGTGTACAGCTACGCCACCCTTCATATCAAGGGCGCCCCGTCCAAACAACCAGTTCCCTGACGCAGCCTGCTCCTTGACCCGATCATCAGCACCCGAAAACCTTTCGATCTCCTTCTTTAGCGCATCGGATTGGAAAGCCAGTTCTTGGAGCGGACCGTAATCCTCGATGCCTACCGTGTCCAAATGGCCATGCAGAAGCACCGTGGCCGGCGTCTGTCCTTTCACCCATGCAAATACATTTTTCCGCCCCAAGGGATCCCCCGGAATCTCCTGTGTCCATACGCGATGAGGGAAACGGCGGAAGTAGGGTAACTTTTTTAACCAAGTCACCACAAATTCCGCCACATCCACTTCGCCTGGGGTGCCGTTCACAGACGGAATGGCCACCAATTGCTTGGTGAGCTCCACGAAACCTTCCACGTCATTGACTGCTTTCACTGCTCGCACCTCTCTCAATGGACCCGGCTGCGCCACTCATTGGACGGCAATTTCGTGAACCAGGTGTAATCCTCTCCTATAGCGGTCCAGGTTCTCCAAAAAACAACTAACAGCCCTACTCAGATATTCACGGGTTTTCGCCGCCATGTGCGGGGTAAGAACCACTCCAGGAGTATTCCACAGCGGGTGGAGGGCGGGTAGTGGTTCTTGTTCGAACACATCCAGGGCGACTCCCTTCAAGCCCCCTCGGCGCACCACCGAAAGCAGACCTTCGGTATCGACGCTCGACCCCCGTCCAACGTTGATGAAAACGGCGTCCCGCTGAAGCTTTTCCAGACGCTCTCTGTTCCAAAAGTGTCGAGTTTCCAGTCCCCCGGGCAGTGTGGAAACCACCACGTCCGCCTCGCTCAGAACCCAGTCCAAATTCTGAATGCCCACCACCTGTTCAAAACAAGGTGAAGGCCGAGCCGAGCGGTTAATCCCGATGGTCTTCATCCCAAAAGCTGAGGCCCGCCTCGCAATTTCTTTACCGATGGCCCCAGTTCCGACCACGGCTAACACTTTCCCTGCTAACTCTGTGCCTGTAATGCTCCGGTCCCAGCGCCGGATCACCTGTAGTCTTTGAAAATGTGCCATATCACGTAAAAAATACAATGTCATAAACAGCACATATTCGGCCACCGCCCCCGCGTGGACACCATGGGTCGTCGTCATCCGGATCCCTCGCCGGCGGAGCTCATCCACAGGAACCCGATCATATCCAGATTGGAGCAACTGGATCCACCGAAGCTGAGGCATGCAGCGCAGGATCCCAGTTGACACATCGTCTCCGTAGGTGGCCCAGATTTCCACGTCTTGTAGAGGGACGGCATCACCGTCCCCTTCCCCCGTTTGTATCACCCGAAAAGGGCGGGCTTTCTCAGCGATGCGCCCGAGCAACGCCGCATCAATTTCTAAAGTAGAAATCCATAACACGGATTCTTCATGCCCCACACCCATCACCGGATCCCCTCTCGTCTTTCCCTCCCATCAGGAGTCGCTCAAACCCAGGTACACTTCCTTGATCCGTTGAAGTTCCGAATCGTCCAGGCGTTCCGATTGGTGGACAATGGTGCCAGTTTCCATCACGTAAACCCGGTCCACGACGTGAAGAGCCGCAGTGGCGTTTTGTTCCACCAATAGGATCGTGGT
This region includes:
- the rsfS gene encoding ribosome silencing factor, producing MSAQMASLARLAADAAADKKAGNVVILDIGELSIIADYFVICSGQSRTQVQAIADHVREKMEEHGAVLQGLEGRDEARWVLLDFGDVVVHVFREEEREFYQLERLWGDAPMLSQSS
- the yqeK gene encoding bis(5'-nucleosyl)-tetraphosphatase (symmetrical) YqeK, whose product is MTEEQIKEKVKGALSPARFAHVEGVVAEAERLAKRYGADEDKARLAAWIHDWAREWPADRLEEEARRLGVDRELFGPVAVLHGPIAAAKLGQEFGVEDDEVADAVRYHTTGRPGMGLLERVVCLADAVEPGRAYPGVDRLRQLASQDLDRALAEMFDASLRDLLDRGRPVAVLTVLARNECWSRVRGGRSR
- the nadD gene encoding nicotinate-nucleotide adenylyltransferase, encoding MKRIGLFGGTFDPVHIGHIVAAEYVLDACGLERVLFVPTRIPPHKEAPDTPAEDRFHMVEVAVADRPGLGVSRVELDREGPSYTVDTLRYLRTRHPDVRFAWIIGADQLLGFPMWKSPEEIVSLADLIAVVRPGYNEHKGMDVVRKQFPRAALEVVEMPRLEVSSSELRARLEAGRTVSVLVPQAVQELIRAKGLYKRAGRVR
- a CDS encoding shikimate dehydrogenase, encoding MVQVEGRVALIGHPVGHSLSPVMHNRAFERLGLAWRYNAFDVQPKDLPDAMRGLRALGFRGWNITVPHKEAACRLVDELSDEAAEIGAVNTVLVQEGRLTGYNTDGWGYVEALHAETGLTVEGKVCVVVGAGGAARGIAHALVREGALVRVVARRPAQAERLADEFSRLGPGRMQAGGWDKLQVWLREADLCVNTTPVGMSPGTGAMPFDPGWTREDCVVSDIVYNPRETLLLKRARELGRSTCDGVGMFVFQGAAAFRIWTGLAAPVADMRAVVEEGLDDGAVKGGSDI
- the yqeH gene encoding ribosome biogenesis GTPase YqeH encodes the protein MKVCSGCGEELQSEDPGKAGYVPAHRMDEPGVLCRRCYRIIHYQEIAPAAVPPERLRGVLARAKQERALVVQVVDILDWTGTRIPDLNDVAGDRQWLVVHKIDLLPRETNYDRVRRWFERQLGREGFRVERVYLASAHKGIGIPGLLADLNRVDGAVYFMGAANTGKSSLLNALMGAAEISSDRPLTTSRVPGTTLNAVTIDRGEGRKWVDTPGITAGYRVVDRLCPTCLRAVVPVQPIRPRVYSLETGQSIWLGGLARLDVLEGDRQPFVCFLSNRVPIHRTNVLRAQPFFEKHAGKDLVPPCERCLAEVTPVARTEWKLEPGEKVDLAVAGLGWVSARGRGARVALFVPEGVETELRPALV
- a CDS encoding YqeG family HAD IIIA-type phosphatase, yielding MLRLFVPDVYVPSIYAVNAEALVRKGLLGVVTDLDNTLVAWNEPQAPDKLVHWLDDLRDRGLKVCIVSNNKEVRVRPFAEQLNIPALYEAGKPRMRAFMKALEITGTHPRQTAMIGDQLFTDIAGGNRMGMYTILVVPISDKEWVGTRVMRLVERRVLRFIAPSLHRISEGEHQG
- a CDS encoding peptidoglycan D,D-transpeptidase FtsI family protein, giving the protein MKRWGHSRRLFIWTGAWTSLVALLAGRLFFIQVADARNYEGHDLLALSVGQRQEQFVVDSGRGNILDRNGQSLTGHTFLGLVVLPPWHPDLQDPNLARLAAILGRPVNQIQSALASMKQPGLLSLPGPGGTSTSIELTDAQAAAVQSLGIDGILPRQVTVRYNNQSLARHVVGFIGEDPNLVTQVYDGRYPLNEPVGKMGLESVFQEDLRGNGPARTLHFYVDGEGRPLPGLGIREATRPDTGLNVQTTLDMGLQKIVESAMDKVALPRGAAVVMDVHTGDILAMASRPNFDQNHIPSGAANYPKNLAVEADFPGSVFKIVDATAALDKGQLTANTPFDCTGSIQIGDGILKCWKVHGHETAEQAFAQSCNVAFAQISMKLGRQNIEDYAKAFGLGQRQGQVVDGRDVFDEEDPGSIFVGPGNALRLLANTGIGQENVRISPLQAAVMAATIAGDGKRPVPRLVMGLTTAQGDPYRTFPTQSPVQAINPAVAKEVGQWMREVIASPQGTGDLLAQAAWPVAGKTGTAQTGQTRRVNQWFVGYFPYDHPRYAIAVDALDISDSSGLRYPEPIVLDIVNALAHLGTTPQTSGAPQSGVGR
- a CDS encoding aminotransferase class III-fold pyridoxal phosphate-dependent enzyme, with translation MGGRKLTTLYERALRVFPPVASRATKLGIVRAEGCWVYDENGKAYLDFASGVAVTNTGHNHPAVVQRAAEQMRQMIHVGHNVFYYEPYVQLAERLVEVTGGDTKVYFSNSGAEANEGAVKLVQYVTGRPEVIAFAHSFHGRTLGSLALTGSNAAYRRMYETALRRVYFARYPKPAPGEDPEEAVRASLESINDLFELQVSPDRVAAIIVEPVQGEGGYVIPPRSFLEKLRGICDEHGILLIFDEVQTGFGRTGHLFAYQTFGVKPDILTLGKAIASGFPLSAVIARQDLMDRWPAGAHGGTFGGNPVSCAAGLATLDLLEGGLIDNARAMGNYLVAQLRESLAEFQEVYDVRGVGLMVAVEFRDPGSGAELSDMVKEILARCEQGGLILLSCGPGKTVVRFMPPLIVDKKDIDQAVQVFRDSVAAAVRSVN
- a CDS encoding M20/M25/M40 family metallo-hydrolase, whose translation is MKAVNDVEGFVELTKQLVAIPSVNGTPGEVDVAEFVVTWLKKLPYFRRFPHRVWTQEIPGDPLGRKNVFAWVKGQTPATVLLHGHLDTVGIEDYGPLQELAFQSDALKKEIERFSGADDRVKEQAASGNWLFGRGALDMKGGVAVHMKLVEFWSNRPEEPPGSILFMANPVEENQHSGIMAALSELLRLREQENLQLMCAVNADYVTAGYEGDSARYLYTGATGKLLLNVLIRGRETHVGEAFGGLDPVFVMAECLRELNYNPELCDRVGLETGQPPVALYARDLKPAYNVQTAGGAWLYFNWFVLNSTPEAVLAQVKRKVEAARDRALALRNGYMDQYTEFAEVKGQMPRYEREDMPVLTFSEWLEGLEDGVRARVDDVLRNTRYSVEVDQREATRDLVERCLAAAGQTSPLILLYYSSPFCPRNRLQEERPDHRRVLKAVEAAAGAVAARYGEVLKIRPFFPYLSDSSYLNMVDEPRAVHMFTANFPGWGTTYSVPLDEIRKLSIPAINLGVYGFDAHKWTERLYIPYSFGVLPKLIQRVVEMLWENRQWEEEN
- a CDS encoding D-2-hydroxyacid dehydrogenase, which gives rise to MGVGHEESVLWISTLEIDAALLGRIAEKARPFRVIQTGEGDGDAVPLQDVEIWATYGDDVSTGILRCMPQLRWIQLLQSGYDRVPVDELRRRGIRMTTTHGVHAGAVAEYVLFMTLYFLRDMAHFQRLQVIRRWDRSITGTELAGKVLAVVGTGAIGKEIARRASAFGMKTIGINRSARPSPCFEQVVGIQNLDWVLSEADVVVSTLPGGLETRHFWNRERLEKLQRDAVFINVGRGSSVDTEGLLSVVRRGGLKGVALDVFEQEPLPALHPLWNTPGVVLTPHMAAKTREYLSRAVSCFLENLDRYRRGLHLVHEIAVQ